From Carnobacterium divergens:
TGCTTTCCTTTAAAATGATTCATCGTCATTCCTCCTGCTATCTTTTTCTATTATTCTACCTTATTTGATAGTAGATTTAAAACTTTGCAACAGAACCACTAATGACTTCTTAGCTGTATTATTAAAATCTCCTTTAGTTTTCAATAATTTATCAGCATTATCAAGCGGTGGAACTGCTAAAGGGGTTAGTCAAAAATCATTAAAAGGACTATCTATAACTGTCCCATTGGATATTGACGAGCAACAAAAAATCGGTTCATTCTTTAAACAGTTAGACAATAGTATCGCTCTTCATCAGCGTAAGTTAGATTTGTTGAAAGAACAGAAAAAAGGCTTTTTACAAAAGATGTTTGTTTAGGGTCTATAATTAGATAATAGCCCCTTAGAAATGCAATAAAAACAGCCCCTATAATCCAAATTCTAGATTATAGGGGCTGTTTTCTTATTTTTTATCAATATAACCCGTCCAAGGAATATACAAAAAGAACTGAAGAAATGGAATGCTTTTCGGATTTTCAGTATCAACTGAAATAAAAGTCTTAATGGGTATACCGGCTTAAGGACATGAGAGGTTAGAAATCTTAGGTTTGATTTTCAAACTTTGCAACAGAACCGAAATATGAGTTCTCAATGTTTATAGTGGGGGTATGGAAAATCAATTTTGGAAGTGAAAAAGCTCATTTGAGTACACTCTAGTGGGCTTTTTTGTTTTTCTGATATAATAAGATTTGTAAAGGCTCATTAGAGTTTGCCAAAATAGGGAGTGTGATTTATGAGTAAAATTGGTTATGCACGAGTAAGTAGCAAAGAACAAAACCTAGATAGACAATTAGAAGCGTTACAGAGCGTTTCTAAGGTCTTTTCAGATAAAGCAAGCGGACAATCCACCGAACGTCCTCAATTACAAGCCATGCTGGACTATCTACGTGAGGGGGATATTGTCATTGTAACGGAGTTAGACCGTTTAGGGCGGAACAATAAAGACCTTACAGAGATTATGAATGCCATTCAACAAAAAGGAGCTACGCTGGAAGTCTTAAACTTGCCCTCAATGAATGGGATTGAAGACGAAAATTTGAGACGATTAATTAATAATTTAGTCGTTGAATTATACAAATATCAAGCGGAAAGCGAACGGAAAAGAATTAAGGAAAGGCAGGCACAAGGGATTGAGTTAGCAAAGAAAAAAGGACGATTTACTGGAAGAAAAAGTACCTTTCAAAAAGACGACCCTTTACTACAAAGAGCGTTTAATCTATATCAATCAAAAGAATATACTTTAAAAGAAATTGAACATCATACTAAAATTCCAGTCAGTACACTAAAACGATATTTAACAAAGTATGGTATTAAAAGAAAATAAAAAAATATCCCTAACCAAAAGGCTTGTCAACGGTTTGTGTTGGCAAGTCTTTTGGTTGGGCTTCGTTGGTCTGCTTGACGACAGAAGCAGTTCGCTTGTCAAAGCGAAAGTTCGTTTTTAAAGTGCTAAAGGATTTTCCAAACAAAGACCTAGAAAAACAAGTCAAAGAAGCTGAAACCGAAAATCAAAAGAAACAGCTAGAAGATAAATTGAATAGTGTAAAGAAAACCGTATCAGATACTCAAAAACAGTTGGACGGAAAGAATAAACAAATTTCTGACTTACACAAACAGCTTAACGACTTGAACAAAAACGACAAGTCACCAGACAAAGAAAAGCATGTTTCCGATAAGCAAAAAGAAATCGCCGCTGCCAACGAAGACAAGAACCAAATAAAAGTTCAAAAGGTAAGTGTGTGCTTCGCTCCCACTGCCCATCGACGTTTTAGTAGCCTTTCCCTCACTTCGTTCAGTCTAAGCCAACTAAAAGTTTTCGTGCTACTCTCTCCTTCACCCTAAAAAATAAATCGAGTTGTGTCTCTGTTTTCGGCCATTTTGATATCTTATTTAAGCTTTCTTGAATAAATGTACGCTCTAAACGAGGTCACTGGAACATCCGTTTCAAACCTTTCGTGTAAGAATGATGAAAAAGCTGCAATTAAAAGGGCTCAAAAATGAAGCACAGAAACTGAAAGTAAATTGGCGTTTCTTAACTAAAAACAGACGGAATATTAAAAAACTTGGTGTAGTTTCCGTGCACCTAAATTCCCACTTCTTACAGAAAGTTTAGACGAAGAATTTAGAAAAAACTACAAAATTTACTCAAATATAACGAAGGTATACGAAGTGCATTGATTTATACCCATACCAATGACAAAATAGAAGCTAAGAATACCCATATTAAACAATGAAACGTGTATCTTATGGATTTAAATCATTTGATAACATAAGCATTTTTTATTTGACTTCTAGCATTCTTTCTTCTTTTAACATAACTTTTTTCTTATTTATCTTCCAAATCTTGGATGGCCTCTTTTTTTTCTTCAAACCAAACTGCACCAACCAACTCTTGCCCAATTTCAAACGATAGCAATCCCCTGGTAGATCGGTAAAAGTGACTTGTCCGGTTTGATCTGTTTGTTTTTGATAGGCTTTTCCATTACGCCGCAGGGCCTTTTTCCCTTTTTTATCATAGAGTGCGATTGGTGTATGTTCTGCCACGCCTTCTAAGCAAACAGTGAAATCAAAACGCACTTTCCGCAGTCGGTAACGGGCGATCACATGATACAATTGATAAATAGCGGCTAAGATCAACAGGGCCGTCCCCGCCAAGATAGCGATTTGTTTCAACTTACGAAAACGATCACCTTTGACTTGTTTTTTCTCGGCAGCCGGTGTATATGGCACGCGTTTTCCTGTGACTAACAAACGGTGACTATTGATCATATAAGGGGTACAGGTCATGAGCGTCACCAAGTCTTGGCCTGGTTCGATCTTTAAAACCGAAGTCTGATCTGGCGTCACGACTTGGCTGTCGAACACTTCATAAGCCAAGGTTTCCCCTAAGACATTTAGCAGAAAAATATCACCGTTTTTAAGCTCCGGCAGATTGGTGAAGAGTTCCCGTTCTGGCAAGCCACGATGAGCCGAGATCACCGCATGGGTACTTGCGCCACCAACAGGAAAGGACGTGCCATCTAGGACCGTCGCACCTTGTTCCAATAAATCATCATTGGTCGTATCAAACAGCGGTAACTCAATGGCCAAATCAGGAATATTGATGGTCCCAATCAAATGCTTTTTGTAATAAGCAGCTGAAACCGTACCGCCATTCGGATTCGCAAACGGATCAGCACCCGGAGCTAACCCACTTTCGCTCAATTTACTATTTTCTTCCGCCAGTCGCTTGCGTTCGGCTTCAAATTCTTTCTGGCTTTCCTTCAAATAGCGATCGACGCGCACTTGATCGATCACATTATTCAACGCATCGACATAAAAGGGATAGAGCATGGTCAAGATGCCGACCAAAAAAATGAGGATGATCGCAATTTGCGAGCTCACTTGCCGATTTTTCTTCATTTTTTCGCTCCATTCTCCAGATAATAAGTAACTTTCTTACCGTGCTTTTTCTTCGTGACGCGGCTTAAAACAAACTGCCGATCTTTTAAACGGCGGACCTTGCCCTTAACTGGTTTTGTCGACCCATCGATCGCCTTGGCATAATAACGACCCCCTCTGATCTCA
This genomic window contains:
- a CDS encoding class C sortase, whose translation is MKKNRQVSSQIAIILIFLVGILTMLYPFYVDALNNVIDQVRVDRYLKESQKEFEAERKRLAEENSKLSESGLAPGADPFANPNGGTVSAAYYKKHLIGTINIPDLAIELPLFDTTNDDLLEQGATVLDGTSFPVGGASTHAVISAHRGLPERELFTNLPELKNGDIFLLNVLGETLAYEVFDSQVVTPDQTSVLKIEPGQDLVTLMTCTPYMINSHRLLVTGKRVPYTPAAEKKQVKGDRFRKLKQIAILAGTALLILAAIYQLYHVIARYRLRKVRFDFTVCLEGVAEHTPIALYDKKGKKALRRNGKAYQKQTDQTGQVTFTDLPGDCYRLKLGKSWLVQFGLKKKKRPSKIWKINKKKVMLKEERMLEVK
- a CDS encoding recombinase family protein produces the protein MSKIGYARVSSKEQNLDRQLEALQSVSKVFSDKASGQSTERPQLQAMLDYLREGDIVIVTELDRLGRNNKDLTEIMNAIQQKGATLEVLNLPSMNGIEDENLRRLINNLVVELYKYQAESERKRIKERQAQGIELAKKKGRFTGRKSTFQKDDPLLQRAFNLYQSKEYTLKEIEHHTKIPVSTLKRYLTKYGIKRK